In Leuconostoc kimchii IMSNU 11154, the DNA window ATATTTAGTTCCAAAAGCCTATTTAACATATTTTAAATGGCATACGATGTGGGTTAAAAAAGTGGCAGAAGTATTTGCGTAAATCTTGAAAATTAGATATAATAGTAAAGCAGGCAAGCATCGACTCTCGAACTGGGTCAGGACAGGAATGTAGCAGCTCTAAGGTTGTTCGGTGCTGTGCTTGTGTACATATTTGGCCGCATAGCGGTCTTTTTTTGTAAGTAACAAGTGAGGATAATACCATCACGCTAGCTAGCAAACGACATAGTAGTTTAATTATTATTGGAGGTGATAACATTGGCATATCAAGCATTATATCGGGTTTATCGGCCGCGAACATTTGATGATATGGTTGGGCAAGATGTTATCACTCAGACACTTAAAAATGCCATTGAAACGCATCAAACAGGACATGCTTATCTATTTTCAGGACCACGTGGTACAGGAAAAACTTCCGCCGCTAAAATCTTTGCTCGTGAGATTAATGGTATTGCACCTGAGACATCAGACGCACAAATACCAGACATTGTTGAATTTGATGCGGCATCTAATAGTCGTGTTGAAGATATGCGAGATATCTTAGCCAATGTAGATTATGCACCGATTGAATCGGAATATAAGGTTTATATCATTGATGAGGTTCACATGCTATCAAATAGTGCATTCAACGCATTATTGAAGACTTTAGAAGAACCACCAGCCAATGTTAAGTTCATTTTAGCCACGACTGAACCACAAAAAGTACCAGTGACGATTTTGTCGAGGACACAGCGCTTTGAATTCAAGCGAATTGATAATTTGGTTATTCAAGCACAATTAGCGGACATTCTACATCAACAAAGTATTGGTTATGAAGATGATGCTTTGCGGATTATTGCAAATGTAGCGGAAGGTGGCATGCGAGATGCGTTGTCAATTTTAGACCAAGTTATTGCTTTTGGTACTGACAAAGTGACGATTAACAATGCATTACAAGTAACAGGGTCAACCACTACAACCCAACTACTAGCCTATATCAAAGCAATTAGTTTGGGTGATACACCAACAAGTTTGCAGGTGCTACATGATATTTTACGTGAAGGTAAGGATGCGCAACGATTGGTGGTGGACATTCTCGGACTATTACGTGATATCATGCTCGTTGATGTTGCGCCCGACTTAATTAAGTCTACTGTGCCTTTTGATGAATTAAAAGCCTTGGTAGAAGACCTGGCAATGCCACGAATTGAAGCTATGATGGTTATTCTGGATGATATTCAAAAACAGTTAATGCAAACGACCCAGAGTGATATTTATTTAGAATTATTAACCGTCAAATTAAGCATGGCTAGCTCGCTGCATTCTAAACAAACAGTTACCCCGCAAAAGGCGGGTACCAATCATTCATCTACAAACGTACAATTGTCAGAAAAACATGCGAACGAACCTGAACCGGTAAGGGTATCGCCAGTCGAAGAAACAGCAACGGTTAAATTAGACACTGAAGCTGAACAAGTTGAAGTCACATCAAATGGCTCTTCAACAATGTCACAAAATTTATCAAAACACAATGACAATCATGCGGATGATTCATTATTGGCACGTACGGGACAAGAGGCGGTATTTGCTATCTTAACAAGAGCTAAAAGAGAGGCATTGAGTCATCTTAAAAGTACTTGGTCGACGTTAATTGGCCAATTTGATGTTGCACAGCAAGCATTCTTAACGATTGCTGAACCTGTTGCAGCTAGCGATGAAGGGGTTGTATTAGCTTTTGACTATCCGGCCTTACTCGAACAAGCCTTGTATGATAGCCATCTTCAAAATAAACTATCAGCAGCATTTTTAGCACAGAAAATACCAATAGAAATGGTCTTTATTTCTCAAGATGATTGGCGACAACAGCGTGCAGCATACGTCCAAGAATTGAAATCTGGGGTGACCAGAAGTATAGCATTAACCGATTTACCACGCGTGAAGCGTCAACAAACGAGTGAAAAATCTGAAAACACGATTGATACTCATGCGGCACCTGCAGAAGCACCTGTTGTTACTGAGGCTAAAAAAATATTCGGTGATGATATTGTGACCGTTATTGACTGATATAGAAAGGAACGGCCAGTGCCGCTATTTACACTATGGAATATCCAGAACCAATTGCAAAATTAATAGATAGCTATACAAAGTTGCCGGGGATTGGATCAAAAACAGCAACACGATTAGCATTTTACACACTGGGCATGAATGAGGATGATGTGGTAGATTTTTCGAAATCACTACTTTCTGCTAAAAATGACCTGACATTTTGTTCAATATGTGGTAATATTACAGAAAATTCTATGAACCCATGTGTTATTTGCCAGGATACATCACGCGACCAATCTACGGTATTTGTTGTTGAGAATTCTCGGGATGTCATGGCAATGGAAAATACCCGGGATTATCATGGATTGTATCACGTTTTAAATGGCGTCATATCACCGCTTGCAGGTACTGGTCCCGAAGATATTAATTTACCTAGCTTAATCAGGCGGTTATCCCAGCATCAGGAAATTGATGAAGTTATCGTAGGCACAAACGTTAATGCCGAGGGAGAAGCTACTGCCATGTACTTGGCAAGATTGTTGAAGCCCGCCGGTATTAAAGTGACACGATTAGCGCATGGCTTGGCAGTTGGCTCTGATATTGATTATGCCGATCAATTGACACTTATTAAAGCCGTACAAGGACGAACAGAACTATGATGTTTGGTAAAAAAAAGAAAAATTTGCGTCGTGAATATGATGAATTACTTGTATTTCAAATTGATAAAGCGAAAATTGATTGGGATACAGCAAAAAATTCTGAAGAGGCGTTGTTGGACGGACAAGTTAATG includes these proteins:
- the dnaX gene encoding DNA polymerase III subunit gamma/tau, translated to MAYQALYRVYRPRTFDDMVGQDVITQTLKNAIETHQTGHAYLFSGPRGTGKTSAAKIFAREINGIAPETSDAQIPDIVEFDAASNSRVEDMRDILANVDYAPIESEYKVYIIDEVHMLSNSAFNALLKTLEEPPANVKFILATTEPQKVPVTILSRTQRFEFKRIDNLVIQAQLADILHQQSIGYEDDALRIIANVAEGGMRDALSILDQVIAFGTDKVTINNALQVTGSTTTTQLLAYIKAISLGDTPTSLQVLHDILREGKDAQRLVVDILGLLRDIMLVDVAPDLIKSTVPFDELKALVEDLAMPRIEAMMVILDDIQKQLMQTTQSDIYLELLTVKLSMASSLHSKQTVTPQKAGTNHSSTNVQLSEKHANEPEPVRVSPVEETATVKLDTEAEQVEVTSNGSSTMSQNLSKHNDNHADDSLLARTGQEAVFAILTRAKREALSHLKSTWSTLIGQFDVAQQAFLTIAEPVAASDEGVVLAFDYPALLEQALYDSHLQNKLSAAFLAQKIPIEMVFISQDDWRQQRAAYVQELKSGVTRSIALTDLPRVKRQQTSEKSENTIDTHAAPAEAPVVTEAKKIFGDDIVTVID
- the recR gene encoding recombination mediator RecR, encoding MEYPEPIAKLIDSYTKLPGIGSKTATRLAFYTLGMNEDDVVDFSKSLLSAKNDLTFCSICGNITENSMNPCVICQDTSRDQSTVFVVENSRDVMAMENTRDYHGLYHVLNGVISPLAGTGPEDINLPSLIRRLSQHQEIDEVIVGTNVNAEGEATAMYLARLLKPAGIKVTRLAHGLAVGSDIDYADQLTLIKAVQGRTEL
- a CDS encoding YaaL family protein: MMFGKKKKNLRREYDELLVFQIDKAKIDWDTAKNSEEALLDGQVNVRLIQSQTALTKAKFNYLYREARRRKTVGHMQTHVLKTDRNQF